Genomic window (Phragmites australis chromosome 21, lpPhrAust1.1, whole genome shotgun sequence):
AATTTCATGCTCTTATCtcactatctctttttgagcTATTATGCGATTGCAAACTCCACATTCTACTCTCTATAGCCTTTTAATGTTTCTAGCTTGTGCAGATACTTTGtgatatacttgtgaaagctcattaggtttgtATATTCATGCTTTTCATGGCGTTTTtggtccttgatgtttgcatttcCAAAGGGAGAGAAATTATGCATTAAATCACAAAGAataagaatcttgcataatgaaatCTATGCATTCATCAAGTGGCTTGTTATCTGCCTCTCTTCAAGCTTTTGCGATTCTTTTTAtgtcaagtgatatcttttactttttcttgagtttttggtcacttggatgagcttatcttgtttaagtttttaaaccaaaatctttgtactttaagggttgtcaatgtactcatcaaggggagattgagaaactaagttgaaatttaccttagtttatatgtgatgagtgattgataatgttattattttagtttgttgATTTATGAATTGTATgagcatggttatgtactacaattatgatcatgattaaCCAAAATTACAAAGAAAATAGAGTTAGCGTTTTTGTCTCTGACTccaaaaaaattgcatatgCTAGATGGTACGGCGCTGGGCActttgtacatgccggatgattCGGCGCTTAGGAAGACTTCACACCAAAGTATTTTAGCtcagaagcaaaagttgaagtaTACGCTGGGTGATCTAGTGATGAAATGAAGtgtacactggatagtccgacgATGGAGTTAAATGAacaccagagcttttcttgcagagaggttacaaattagctctggtggacttatactcaccggatggtctgatgttcaAAGGGATAAACGTCGGATGCTTCATTGGACCTTTTcctgcagagaggttgcaaactggctctggtGAACTTGTACTCGTTGGATGGTATGACATTCAAAGAGATGAACATCGGATGCTTCGTTAGAGTTTTTattgcaaagaggttgcaagatgTCTGGTCTAGAGAAGGAGTACACATCAGTTGGTCCGATGCTCAGATGCtatgagcaccggatcatctggtgttcataatttttctgagatatgctttaattgaggattttgattatggaccgatctataatggagttggagatatgtgagtgattgtctcatgatgtgcaggtgatggatgcaacttggtggtcgacgatAGGATGATCGAAACCAAGCgaggtgcttggtgctagatgATCGAGGGGGACCAGGCGGAGTCAAGGTGATCCTAgatgtgcacatggaggtcaagcaaaacatgaaaggaaggatgaaacggtgtgttgacaaagtcaagcaaagggatgccggtgcaagtgacaggATGGTATGAGGGACCAGGACCGGGAGACACTTGCTgacgatcaagatcgcaagatggagtacacatgtCATCATCGAGATGCTTGTTCAAGAtgaaagcaagtggcagcaagtcacactttgagaagcgtgtgagaCGGTTTCGCGTTTTGGCCTCAAAATATTGGAAGGATGGAGTGTTTGTGGTATTATTGCGACGCTTATGTCGAAGCGAAGCTAAATCGTGAAGGCTCAACTTGGAGAACTTGTTCTTGCGGTGGTCTTTTCTTTGGagcaaagattttttttttcaagtttcTATCTTTCTATAGCAATGACTTGTGGGATATGTGACAATAGAACTTAGAGTTCATTTATACCCATGAGAGTCATGCTTGGAGTTTTTCGTAGCAACTAATGCCTCTCtagtttttgcttccgctttgttttgaggtgcgttgggtacCCATCATAGGAGAAgaccaaaaaaaattgtaaggTGTCTTCACCCCTCTCTAAcgtcattctcgatcctacagaCGCCATAAACTTTATACCATCCTATACGATATGAAGAAACAACTCTAGAAACTTGAGggcaaaaggaaaatatgcaatgaagaataaatGGAGAATGAGAAAGCTTATCGGGAAACAATAGTTCATCCTCCCAGATAAATACGTAGAACTATGGTGGTGGAGCTGCTCGTCACGTGAGCAGATTAAATATTGATTCCTGAAACATGGTACAAATTAAAGTACTAGCATCAAATATATGGTCTGAAGTGAAAGTTATTATTAAAAATACTTCAAATTGTGCCAATTGCCAAATACATTAACACACGATCTAAAATGAAATTTACTCTTAAAAAGATAACAATCCCGGCACCGGGTGCATGCGGCGGGGTCGGCCCTCCCTCCCACCCGCTTTCCCTCCCACCCGCCGTGCCGCGCTGCGATGCGATGCGCCTGGGGCCCGTGCCGTGCGGCCCGGTTTAGGTGCGCTTGAAAGAGGCACGCAACCTAACCCAACCACCGCGTCCGTGATCGCGCGAGCAGCCTACGCAGAGACGCAGCCAGCCCAGCCCACTCTCCACGCCGTGCACACTGACGCTTGAGAGCGCGAGAGACCGAGGCAGCTTCGAACCGGATGGGCTCCAGCGACCCGGCGGCCGACCCCCTGGGCCTCCTCTTCCGCACCCCCGGCGCGCTCTCCCGCCGCGTCGCCATGGCGCGCGACGCTGCCGCCGCCATGCCCGCGCTCCGCCCCTGGCTCGTCgacctcctcccgctcctcgtcgtcctcctcatcGCCGCCCACGTCCTCGCCCTCGTACGTCCCCCCCCCTCTACTAACTCCCCTGCCGGCGGTGGTTGGTTGCTGTGATGCTAGCTGCTGGATTTGGGCTGAATTTGCTCCGCCGTCGCAGGGGTACTGGATCTATAGGCTCGCCACGGACGGGTCCAGGCAACCCGCGCGGAGCAAGAAGCACTAGGaaatggccgccgccgccgcctggccGGATGTAAGGCTCCTCTCCTACGCTCCCCCTCTTTCTTCTCTCATCGGTTGTGATGCTGTTGGTGGTGGTTATTGGAAGGATTGCTAGTTTGGCAAGGAGTTCCTGATTACGCGATTGCTAGCTGCTAGGCTTACGTGCGGGTGCCTGAAATGCTACGTTGCGATTGTGAATCTAGTGATGCTTAGCATGCGTGGTGCTAATGCTGATGCGTGCGTATCGTGATCTTGTGCTTCAGTATAACACAACAACTAATACGGTTTGAATTTTTATCCTTGGCAATGGGTTTGGGGCTTTGATCCAATTTACCTTTGGAAACTTGCTGTTGACCAGTTAATGAAGAAAAATGTTTCTGAAGATATTTTGGGCCCCCCTGGGATTCGGATATAGATTTGGTATAGGAtagtggatggtgatgcttCTGGGGATGGTATGTTTGGTGGATCCAGGTTGATTTCTCCATTACTACTTTAGTATTCAATTACTGAACCCTTTTATAGAAGAACAATTATTGAACCCCACTGATTCTGATATCTGCATTTTCTCGATCATGGTTTGTTAAGCACTTTATGGAAGTTTTTTCTAAACATTGATTTCTTTTGTCTAAACcgtataaaaaaataaacatgtctCCGTTGGTCTCATGTTTTGAAGATAAGTAAGGGCTTAACATGCTCTCACTCATTATTCTTGCATTTTTTATTACTGTGTTGTCATAAGagaagttgattttttttaccatcGAATTTTATGTTTTTCCTATCGAAGCTTCAACATGGCTGGACTGTATTGGCTTATGTTTATTGGACCATGGACTGGTAGTAAAAGCAGAACTGGAATATGTTATTAGCTTTGCATTCaatgctattttttatttttcattttttaagcATTTATCATGATTTGCTTACCTTATACTGTATCCACTTTTACTGAAGCTAAACAAAATATGACAAGGAGCACCCTTCATAAAATCTAGCTTGTGTGTCATTTTCTTAGCTGTCTTAAATGCCAATCTTGTTCCACACTTCACACCAACTTTAAAATATGAATAGCTTCTGAGATGAAATGATTCATAGGCATTTTCCGCTCTAACATTGATCATCAAACTCTCTTTTCATCTAACATTTTGCAAAtgaaagaaagaaggaaagaaaaggcaaatgctCGAGATCTGTGTTCTCTGAAAAAGTTGTAAAAGGCCTTTGACAAAAAAATTCAGATCAGATGAAGTCAGCAACTTGTATTTTGACCCAGTCAAAGCCTTTTTTTAAGAACAAGATGGTGTGGCGTAAACATTGGTAATTATGCATGTGTAAACTGCAAAGGGACTTCTTATCCTTTCTTCCTTTGTGCACTTACTacgatttttcttcttctgatgaATCAATGATTTAAAGTACTCCTATTATGTATCTATTTATGAGCCTTCTGTAAGAGAGAATTTGGACCTTTTCATTTTACACTGCAAAATTTACGGTTTGGTATGTTGCCTTCTTAagtgtgagagagagacatAAACCCATGGTTGATGCCTATGTTAACTTTACTATGTTTTAGAGGGAGCCATGGTACAATCAGTCTTTAAGTTATCTAGCAGCAAAAATACCTGTTGTTGCTCACACTCTCCCGTTACTTGAATCCACACAGCAGCTCAGCGTAACATCGTTCAAGCAACAAATGGCAACATGTTCAGTTGCCCATGTTAACCTTACTGCTAAGTCACTGtcttatgtttctgcatttcgTCTGCTGTAGAAGAGGGGCTCACAAACTCTCGTAACTTTTCTGGAGAGTAATTCTACAGTATTGACCATAAAACAGCAAATCTGAAATTTTGTTTTGCTCCAAATCTGCATAGTGCTCAAGTACCACCTTTCAAACACCAACATGAACCTGCTCAATACTTTAAACCTTCTGGAATTAATCATTTACATCCATTTCATTGCAGGCTTGCAGCCAGTGTTTGCCATTTAGGTCGTGCATCCTCTGCCTGTTGACCTCCAAGGTTTCCATCGTCGGGTGATGACATGGCAAAACTCCTGAAAGAGTTGAAGACACGGAACCAATCTCTTTCGGTGGTTTGTTCAGATGTTGGTTTCAAGAGTGACTCAGCTGATATGTGAAAGGAGGACCTTTATGAGCATAAATAGTTTTTAGTTGTTGAATAGGTTTGTCATTTGTTGACGTCTCCATGTAAAGACCGATACCTAGAAAAAGTGTGACACTTCATCTGATGCGGGCTTGTATAATCTTTTAAGCGACCTTTTCTTTGCTGGATTCAGGCACGGTGAAGTTTCAAGTCCTACTACTGTCTCGTCTGAAGATAACATGGGTGATCAGGTTATAGATCTCCACGGTTATTCCTCTGGGTTGTATTTGCAGTTCTAGACAGTCGCGTCAAGCAACATACGCCAAGTGTGCGCTACTGCCCTGTCAAGTGGCAGTTAGCTCAGTAGATCAGGAGTTTCCAAGATGATTTGAGTACTTGTCAGACTTGCGTCACCCATGTGTCGGCAGTCCATTCGTCGGTTCTTTACACTTGCCACAACACAGCTCAAggcaaaaacaaaatatttgactGCAACGTTATAATAATCTATACAAAATCATACGAGCAGCCTACTGGATGGCTTGTGCCCAACAGCTGCTTCTCTTTGCGTTTCTTGCTTGAAAAGAGGATTCCAATTTCGCCTTTCCTCGTGGGGCGGCACGACAAACGGTACAAAGCAGATTCGCAGCACGTCGCAGATTCCCAAGTAGGGACTGTGGGGTCAAATCTCCTGAAACATTCTGACCTCCAAGCATGCAGAAAGAATGAAAGGCAAAAGATCACGCTGTCAGGAATCCAATCCCCACACTTACGGCACAAGTGTATTACTAGTGATCAACGTCTTTTgcaccagaaaaaaaaaacccaacgcgctaaaaatccaacaaaaaatgGAGAGAAAGAGATCTATTAGATCATTGTGCACTGAGTTAACTAACGCATGGTATTATCACAGCAAAGATGGACTGAATATTTCACTGTGGCCATTCAGGATCCAGCTAACGGCAGACTATGCAGAGGACGACCGCGACGATGATGATCAGGATGAGGAGCGGCAGCGAGATGACCAGCACGAACTCCATCCCCTCTCCCTGCAGAACAGATCGGTCAAAGTTCACATTATAGCTCGTTATTACTTTTAGTAATAGCAATATACTTTGTAACTTTCATGTTCAGAGGTGCTACTGTGTGTTTTTGCCTGAACTGCCGGAACTGTAGCACATCAACAGTATGAAGATTTGATCCACATCAGTCATAAAATCGAAAAGCGGTGCTCGGAACCCAACAGGCTGAGGAATTCAGGAGCGCCGgatttccgaagggacttgtcAACAAACTCAAATCTTTGTTACTCGATACATGAACGGAACTTGGATGCCCACACAAAGGCACAACCATGGCGTTTGTCGGAAAAAATGGAGAACTGATGCTTTATCGGTGATGCCTTTTGGGTCAGACCTGGCCTTAGGATTTCTAGAACATGGCGCATTACAGAAGATTGTATAGGGTGGAAATAGTTTGGTTCGCTAATGGTTCTTTCCTTGGATTTGGATGAGATGACAATAGCTGATATCATATGTTCTCCATCAGTCTAGCTAGTAGTTGATTACTAGGTCCGGCAACAGGTCAGAGCGGGTCACGTCCCAACGGGTTTTACACTCGGTGGAGCAGGGGCGAAATTTGCCTCGCGGGGGTCGCAGGAAGGGGCCCGATAAGAGTTCGGATCGGGGGTAGGGCCAGTTAATCGCCCACAGGCGTCCACAGGTGCTCGAAAAGAAGCGATTCAGTGGCCTAGACGCACAACATGGCAACACACCCCAACCTAGTAGCCCATCGAGGCACCCACCGGGGCGGCGATATGTGTGCGGTCTGCGGTGCTACCTGCTAATCCTAGCTGCTTGTTTGTCGACGATGCCACGCCAAATCCACTACtggcccgccaccaccctctaGGGCCCAGGTCATGCACCTGTCGGCATGTGCTGCCTCCCTTTGGCGCCCTGATGCTTCGGCCTCCACTCCCTGGACCTTGGCTCCCGTCGTCCCGCCTGCCGCTTGCCTCGACACGAGCCGCACGCCCGTGCCTCCCGCCTGGCCGCCGCATGCCAGCGCTTGCGACCCGCCTCGAATCCGACCCACCAGCATCGGTGACCGGTAAGTCCACCACCTGTCCACCTCATGCTTCTTTGCTCTTCCCCTttattctccctctccctatACCTGGGCCGCCGCTAGATGCCCAGATCCAATTTGGTTCTCTT
Coding sequences:
- the LOC133903302 gene encoding uncharacterized protein LOC133903302, producing MGSSDPAADPLGLLFRTPGALSRRVAMARDAAAAMPALRPWLVDLLPLLVVLLIAAHVLALGYWIYRLATDGSRQPARSKKH